From the Labeo rohita strain BAU-BD-2019 unplaced genomic scaffold, IGBB_LRoh.1.0 scaffold_1100, whole genome shotgun sequence genome, the window TGGTTTGACGTCTGATTGGCCACcccaataattaatattattggctactatttaattttagtttgtttagtcGTACTGaaagaagcatttattttagCCTCGAACTTAAGGATGTGATGTGTCTAGTGTGCCGCATCACACTTCATCTCGTCCAGTTTACCTTCCAGTCTCTGCTAACTGAAAGACATTGCAGAGCAAAGAGAACATAGACAACGCACTCTCAAACAAGACAGAGCACTTTTGATAATAGGAAACATCTGTTAGTTTTATTAAGAATTTCAAACGATAAATGAACATCCGAGGGCATGTTAAAAGATAAACTACAGTGCATCCGGAAAGTATTCACAGCGcttcactttttccacattttgttatgttccAGCTGCCAAATCAATGGATTTTAAAGACAATTTCGCAAGGTTACAGTCTACAGTTTTGTTGCCGACCCCCTATAAACACTGGGATTCGTCCTTCCATTACAATGAGcccagaaaaacacaaaattcttTCCAAGGAAATTTACTGGAAAAAGACGCTTTAGAAGAAATAAAACCACCTGCCGCAACGCAagggtttttttctgtttacttCATAATTCCAAAAAAGGCGGGCAATCGAGCCTCAAGATTGGATGGTGAAAGTGGATTTAAAGGATGCGTATTTCCATGTTCCAATTGCGCATCATCACCACCACTTTCTACGTTTCCATTTTgaagggaaaacatttcaattcAAGGTGCTTCTGTTTGGTCTTTGTTTGGCCCCAAGGGTCTTTACAAATGTTTAAGCAGCCCTCGCTCCCTTGCAACAAAAAGGCATCTGTGTGCTTCTATACCACATAAAAGTGGCAGAAAATCTGAGTCATCTTTTGGCCCATATTGCAAAACTGGGGTTTTCAATCAATCACCAATGACCAAATGTCAGCTAATTCCAGGGCAGTGCATTCAGTTTCTCTGAGTTCAACTAAATTCCAGCAATATGACCGCTTCTTTTACATAACTCAGGGCTCAAAAGATTTTGTCCATATTGGTCAAGATAAAACCAGGCAGATCGGTCAGGTACCTCACATTGTTAAGACTTGCAGGTATGCAGGCCGCGGCAACGCCCGTGATCAGACTGGGCATGCTGTACCTAAGACCCTTTCAACGCTGGCTGATTGGGAGACATCTGTCAGCAAAAATTTAGAAGTACACCTTAGTGAGGGTAACGAACACAGCGTAGCGGTCTCTAAGACCTTGGCACAACACAGAGTTTCTTATGCAGGGGGTTCATATGGGTCCACCCCCTGCGAGAAGGGAGATCGTTACTACAGATGCCAGGCTGGGGAGGTGTCTGGAGTCAAAGGGGTGTGAAAGGAATTTGGGAAAATACGCTCCATTTTCAACACATCAGTTACCTAGAGCTGAAAGCAGTGTTTCTCAAAACTAATTTCTCAAACAAACTGATTCAAAAACATGTGCTGATATGGTCAGACAACAGGGCAGTTGTATTCAACATAAATCATCAGGGCAGCACAAGATCACTAAAACTCTTTCAGACTGCACACGAACTGCACAGTGGCAACTCCATACAGAGATAGCGCAATTAATCTGGAACACGTACGGGGCAGGAAACGTAGATCTGTTTGCGAACAGTCAGTCAACGCAATGTCCGAGATGGTTCTCGCTGAGCAAGGAAGTGGGATCGCTAGGACAGGATGCGATGGCCCACAGTTGGCGTGAGTGGTCTCCTGTACACGTTCCCTCCATTGCCTATGATTTGGTTAGTTTTCAGTCGCGTTCAGGTAACGAGTCAGCCGTTATTATTAATAGCCCCATGCTGGCCGAACAGACTGTGGTTTCGGCTCCATCTCAATCTTTTGACGGGTCCGCCGGCCCAGTTGCTGATCAGACCAGATCTCTTGACACAGTTGAACAGCAGGTTACGGCACGATCAACCTCAGACTCTGAAATTGTGTGTCTGGCTGTTGGGGGGACACCAGCCTTTTGGTCTGTTCGCAGGGGGTACGGGACACTGTTCTAAATGCTCGCGCTCCGTCGACTAGGGCGTTGTATCAAAATAGGTGGAAACTTTTTTTGCAATGGTGTAACGATCATCAGTTAAATCCCCAAATGTGTTCCATACCTGACATTCTGACAGCTTTTATATTAGGTTCTTGACAAAGGGAAGGTTAGGAAGAATTCCACTCTGTTATGCCCTCTCGACTCATGCTACGTGCACAAATATAAGTCTaacagtctgtgtgtttgtttgttgaatttctgtctcTGATAAATTCGTTTGCCCATTAAACTGTGCCATTAAATGATAGTAGGAATATgtatatgatgtaatagaagaataatgttcACATAAAGTGcatatggcaaatatttaattttcctgaaataatttaatacttgtatgactgggtatttaaaaacagaaatgaataagtaagatctgggggttcGAACCGACACATAAAGTGAATAGCGCACGGGACTGGAGAGAAAATGAGGCTTCGTTTGTCACTGGTTTCGTGATTTCTACATTAACAACACAAGCCTCGAATCAAGGCTTTATCTGGCACACCCCTTAACACAAGATCCGATGCCTCAGTTCAGATGTCACATCAGTTCAAGATGTCATTCAAGATTGTGCAATCCAAACTAGCTAACGATGTGGGAGCACAGTTTCGAACAGCACATGCTGTCCCTGAGCACCGTCTtatctctcataaaggtttgcaactttacaaagtaaacaatgatcCGAAAAACACTTTGCCTCtggctaattagcacacaaaataataccattggtatactactactacccatgttcttttttacagtagtgtCCCTCGGAAACTGGTGGATCAGATCAAGAATctgacaaaaacagaattgGACAAAAACAGAAGTGTTTCTAGttgtaagataaaaacaatatattactCATTCTGATGAAAAAGACATCATATGGCTATGGttaagttaaagggatagttcacccaaaaattctatTCTACACTATGGGAGTCAATGactaccatcaactgtttggttgccCACCTTCtttgaaatatcttcttttatgttcatcAGAAATGCATACAgcttggaacaacttgagggtgagtaaatgatgacagaaatgtaatttttcggtgaactatgcctttaaatgtCAGAACTCATGTATATACTTTGGCCAGTGGGCGGTGCTGTaaccaaacaaaaactttaaagatgtgccaatgttttttgtttgtttgtttgtttgtttgttttgttttgttttttgctttcttcttcttcttcttcttcttcttcttcttcttcttcttcttactGGTGCACAGTCAGCAGTAAGAAGACATGTGTTGATAACCAAGACCACAACAAAGTttacactgtttttactgtaaaaggctgtttatatgGATATTCACTAATGTAAGAGGCTGACAATTTGACCGAAcatatacttgtttaattagtgacacttagtggcaacatttacatttttaaatgtttatttaaatatggcaACATAATATCTTGCTCCACATTATTTCTATGAATGACAGAGACCCCTCCCCTCTCAAccaatcactgtgtgcatagTTGGTAGgcatgctgacatcatccaACCCCGCCCTTactcttagctaaaaacttCTATCTGATTctgagttttcttttttgttattttcaggAGTAATGATGAGAAGTGAAGAACAGTCATTCATTTACAGTCGGACATCCACGACTCTTCAAACCAAGAGATGAGAAGGATGTAATTGCTTCTTTATATAGctaataatgtgtgtgtgttttctgaaaTATAACAGCTAAAGTGTGATCTTGTTGCATTTAGCTCAACTAAACTGTTCGGTTCATCTGGTGCAACACTTGTGAAGGTCTACAGTAGCTATGTGTGGTTTCAgactgggcaaaaaaaaaaagaaaaaaaaactgactctgTGACAATTACATATGGAAAACATATTTCCCTGGCAATGACAATAAATGACAATAATTTTAGGAAATTGtaggttgttctctaattttgatctccaccgtatatttacaattaatagttttaatttagaatatctacaaaaatttcatttgtaaaaaaaaaaaaaaaaaaaagtccagtcAGATATATTTAGGTATATATTCTGATAATCTTTACATCTGTATTTGAAACAAGCATTTGGTTTTCCTTTTTCAGGCTCTTTACTACTGATATTAATGCTTCACATTTCTCAGCGCTTCTTACTTTCTGTTGTTCTTTCATTAAactttaatatattacaattgttattttgttgaaGTTCCTTTTTTCACTTATAATGTATGTTCTGAGCTTAAGTGTGATCTGCTGAAGTGTGATCTGATGCTTCTAGCTCAACCAAACTGTTGAGCTCATCATAATGCACTTCTGAAGGTCTTTGTGTGGTTTCACACTGGACAAACTGCACAAGTTCCTGGCTAAAAAAGCAAACTTTACATGCCTTGTTAGTAGTTGTAATTTGAGCCATTTAATATACAGATTctcaattaaacaaataaaatataaattaaattaaattattgtggTTTAAACATTGTAGGCATGAATCCACCTCTCTTTTACTGGACAAAACAGAAGTGTTAGTGGTTTTAAATATATGTGGTATTAAAACTGTGAAACTTGAAATTTGTGAAACTTGCTGATTTGACAAAATACTTACTTTCAAAATACTTATTCTGATAAGAAAGACGTCATATCTGTAGGCTATGGTTAagttaaagtgacagttcacccaaaaacgaaaattcttTTCCACACTATGggcaacacattctcactcccaacttgtcacatattgatgcttggtcaggaccctttggcgtcactttttgacgCTCATGTTACCCCTTAAGCATAATTTTTCAACATGCAGGGTccttcattgctttaaataaggcaCCCTTGACGTCATAATGCTGACCcaaaaggcactgggaattttagCGTCATgattcaattatatatattgggtaataatattgacagtattgcatatatgttggggtgtgatttttcaatgtaaacagtcacaacagtgttattcttattatttacacatttatgagcaGAACCTCTGCCCCTTAACCTtccatttgtcaataaaacacaagctataacaggcagatacagctacagtcaaaattcattaaaaaactattaatattccaagtcttccaaGGCAAAACAATTGATTTAAGAGAGGAATAGACACGATTGCCATCTGCCGTAAAGCTGAGTCTGTTCGTGCATATTCAAAACATGCCGCTggcttgtttgtaatgcttttatactgcttgtttatggttaTTTCCTGCAATACATACCTGTGACTACATACTGTGATTTGTCtgttatgtgttttatattgttcagaagttaaatttagggtaggggtgggtttaggtgctccaatgaaagtataaatatataaaattatttatattttttacaaatgcatgtaaaccattaaattaaggcaGACAACTGAAATCAATAGAGGACCCTGCACGTCCAAAAGTGACGTTAAAGCAGTACCTTGAGTGTCAAAAAGCAacgccaaagggtcctgaccaggCGTCAATGGGTGCTTCTCATTTCTTATCTGTGCAtccttgtttattttctttgcttCCTTTCACCACATCTTAGCTCCACCCCTTCAGGATGAGAGGAAACCACGCAAAGGAAAAGACGCAAAGACGGAGGAATCAAAGGATGAACATTGGAATATTCTTGACCACTCAAGCATCACTTTAAAGCGCCATCAGCTGCACTAAAGGGATCTGCCCATATGTttttaaagttcattatttaaggtattcataataaattaaaagcgGTGTTTAGAACGACGTTAACCCGGGGTTAAGCACAATGTGAAAAGCCTTtctggttacccacattctttgaaatatcttcttttgtgttcaacataagATAGAATTTGAAACAACCTGAGCGTGAGTTaatgaagacagaattttcatttgttggtgaactatgcctttaaatgtCAGAAGTCATGTATACACTTTATACATGTGAccagtgggttttttttttttactggtgcAGTCAGCAGTAAGAAGACAAGTGTTGATAACCAAGACCACAAAAAAGTTTACACTGTATTTACTTTAagttgcagaatttgcaaaccTCACATAAacgaataaaaaattaaacagcttatataacattaaggttgatcATTGTTCTGTTTAATGAaggattttatttcttttaaaagctTTACATTTACCCcttttgtttataaaacaaTCCTGTTATCACTCttgtaatttcattatttaagataattaacatttttattgcaagCATATAAAAGagaatatatatagagagagagagagagagagagtagaaCAGAGTGTGTTTTCAAGTGtgcttttatataatttctacatgtaattaaaaatacaatatttataacTATTCAGTTTCTCCGTACACAGCTTACAGAGTTAAACTGTTAAACTTGATAAAAAGAAGACAAAGCAGAAAAATTAGGTGATTGCTAACTTTTTATGACAGTACAAAGCATCATTGctgatttactttaaaaaatacatgtgaAGATTGCTTTTTATTCAGAATTAATCAAACAGCCATATGTTATAACAGTACAACTTTATAACAACTTTACAACTGTATGAACTTTCAGTTgagaaaacacaataaataaaaaatttaaattttggtcCTGTCTTGAACTAATTTTGCATCAGCACCACAGTTCAGGTAACTTATCTTTCCAGAGCTTTTCAAAGTGAACACAGTGTCACACCAGGCACCTTTCTGACCTTTCGTCTTAACAGCAGTAACTTTAAACTTTTCATATGGAGGAATCAGCACCTCTAGCTGGTCAGGATATTttgagtatttaatgacagaaatacCTTCACAAGTTTCAATTTCAAAACAAGATCTAGGTCCGAAACCACTTGCTACTGCTTGATCAAAAGAGGAGGATGTAAATGAGCCAAAACGAACCTCTTGGTTCAGAACATCCTTATCGAATTCAACTGCGGTACCGCGATACgttgaatagcatttattttgtgttttcttcagAATCTGTGTCGCATCTGTCAACAGAAAGTGAAGTGAATACCATGTGAATGTCTtgtctttgtatttttgtctctCACTACGAACAGCGGTATTGAAGTTACGATATACGTCAGAATTGTTGTTTGTGTACACATAAATGgcgactgaatgaatctgttTCAAATTATCCTCTGGATTCTTGGCTTTATTTTCACCGTCGTGCCAAGTTTTATTAAATTCAGCTGAGTTGCTGATTTCCATCTtcagatattttgttttcaccAAGTCTGCTATTTTTTCTGTACAGCCCTTATATTGGTCGTCAACCGAATTTGGTGCCATATCCAATGGAATTAGCTTTCTTGCACCAACAGCAGCTTTGTGATCCTGCAGTAACAGGAATCATAATGTTCAATCATCAGTATTCATGTCTGTAATATTCATACTTAAACACAAACTTACCTGTCCTAGAACAGCTACAATGAGAAGAAGAGCTTCAATGATCAGCAACATCTTGATTCAGtcaaatcctgtgaaaaacagaTACTGAAAGACAACCAGAAACACAAAATGTCCAATTAAACCTGTGATGTTCACTGATGGAAGCATTATATCGACTTTTACTTACCTGAGAATACTATTGCCTCTTTTTGTCAGATTCTgtgtttcaatatttttctggAGATCAGGAGCAACATTAAGATTAGAAGATCAGCAGGAAAGTCACCTTTAGACGACTACGACTCTTCAACCCAAGAAATGGGAAGTTGCTGTTTTATATCACTGATAACGTGTGCGTGTGTTGTGGGATATAACAGCTGAAGTGTGATCCGGATGTGTTAAACATAATCTGTTGAGCTCATCATAAAGCAGCACTTGTGAAGGTCTAAGTGTGGTTTCACACTGGATAAACTTTTCACAAAAAGCTTTACACGCTTCAGGCTTTTACTCCAGATCAGTTGTATTTTGAGCTATTCTGACTCTATTAATAAATACAGATGCAATACAAATTCTGAGTTGAAATTATTGTGGATTCAGTTTAGTTTGCATCATCATTTCTTGATCTCATCTAGAGAGGAGTTTAATCAGTTTTGAATGATATTGAATAAACTACGTCAAAAGCTAGGGTATTAAAatttataatgaattataatGAATCAAACAAAGATTTTAACCAGTGGGTGCTGCTGTAACCACATGACACAAGTAGAGTTTATTTTACAGGGCTTTATGTcagttttaaacactttttattaaaaaaagaacgaTTTTCACTATTTCTATTTACTGTATATCTGTTCAGCAAAGTGTTATACTTCATTAACACGTCAATAATGTATAGTAGGGAAAATTTTAAAGgataaagaaaattaaagtcTATTTAAAGGGGTAAGAATTTCATTCACCCTGTCTTTAACATGATGAATAGCTTGTTCACCTTTTATCGCTGCAATGTAGAGAAATGTGCAGggttcagattaaaaaaaaaaaaaaaaaaaaaaaaaaacactgtttcaACTACTcgcaatacaatgtattttttttttttctcatttatacAATGATAATGTATTTATGATTCATGTCTGTATTCATGTCTGTAATACTTCTATTACAACACAAGTTTACCTGTAATAGAGCAGCTAAAATGAGAAGAGGAGTTTTAATGAGCGGCATCTTCAGTAAAATCCCTCAGATGAGCTCGTAGATCTAGTGAAGCACATATGAACAAAGACAAGAAACACAACACCGGTTTTAAATGTGTGTATCTGGTACTTTCTGCTGGATAGCAAGGTCATATGAAAAATCACTTAAACCTGTGATGTTCACTCATATACTGACCTTTTACTTTACCCTCATATTTACCCGAGAATACTGCTCCTTTTGTCAGATTCTGCCCTTTGATTTTGTTATTCCTCAGGATTTCAGGAGCTAAGACGAGAGGAGAAAATCAGCGAAGTCAGACAACAAAACAAACGATCAGGAAGTTGGCTTGCTCatacttttaatttgtttaatgctTTTGTTCTGGGTGTGTATAACAAATGACGTACTATTACATGACGCGGTAGTATTTCTTGTTGTGTTTGAGCAGGTGGTTTCAAGTATTAGCCTAAGCAAGTGTAAATTAAATCTTTTgcaatctattaaaaaaaaatgaataagaaaataaaacaatgtaaaagtttttactTAATACAGTAGGTCAATGAAATTCTGTTTCAAAACAATTGAAATGATTGACAAGGATTACGTCATCCACCAGTATCTTCCGGTTGTGCGCCGCTGCCTTAAGCTAACAAAACCTGCTTGGCTGGTAGCTTTGAGATAGCAAAGAAACATTATTGCAATGTCTAGTTGTAAATGAATGTCAGTGTCACTCTTCAATCAGTTATGAAAGCTGAATCAGTATGGTTTTTGCGCAGTCAACCTGAACTTCTATAACTTTGTTTTCACGTGTTGCTGCTTGATTTCACTTGTATGCAGGTTTGTattttcttgtgtgtttttttttatgagggTATTTGgccagtaggtggtgctgtAACCAACCAGCACAAATACTCAGTCAGATCTTCATGTCAGTTCATCAAGAGATGCAATCATATGACATGACCTCAATTCCTATTAGGTCCACATTATTCATTAATTCGCTGTGTTACATGGATTGTTATTGCCTGAAGATCATCTGGCTCAAATTTCTAGGAAAAGTATAAAAAGTATGTTTCTGACATGATTTAAAAGCTGATTGTAAAGCgtttatataaaaattcattagttaaaactgaactgaaattaGGGTGGCGCTATAGGGTTTGAGAGACCGACGTCAAATTTagtcagacacacacacacacacacatgtctggtttattatctttgtggggactctccataggcgcaatggtttgtatactgtccacactgtattttctatccccttaccctaaccctacccctaaacctaacccttacagaaaactttctgcatttttttactttctcaaaaaatctcattctgtatgatttataagttTTTGATTACCCATTTGGGGACCACATTTgacggtccccacaatgtcaaaaatttcaggttttactatccttgtggggacatttggtccccacaatgtagcaaaaacaagtacacacacacacacacacacagatttgttcaaaaacactaatttgtttacaaatgaaacattaatttaaagctGAAGTTGGGCTTCAGAGTATGTgacatttagttcatttttgaCCACTATACTGTGTTTTACACACCACACCATGACATTTCTCCAGTTTGGAGGTTTTACTATTGATAATATATGTGACCgtgaaccacaaaaccattcataagggtcagtttgaaaattgagatgtatgcatcatctgaaagctgaataaataacctGTCCATTGatttatagtttgttaggattggacaatatttggctgagatacaactatttgacagtctggaatctgagggtgcaaaaaaaaaaaaaaaaaaaaatgcaatgcatattactagttaaaaattaagttttgatgtatttacggtaggaaatttacaaaacatcttaattgaacatgatctttacatagtatcctaatgatttttggcataaaagaaaaatcaatcattttgaaagatacaatgtattgttggctactgctacaaatatacctgtgctacttaagactggttttgtggtccagggtcacatatggagtTGAACACAGACCCCTGGAAAAATGAGTCCCTgacaacataaacatttttctgATGCTCATGTAACCCAAAATTTTAGATGAACTGATGTGAGCTATAGGGCACATTTGAAAAATTTTCAACTGGtctagtttaaaatgttttcaacaaaattccagtgttttttttttttttttttttttaaacaattattagctaaatttaaagtgaaatgttAAACTGTTGGTGGCACTAAAGAGGCTGAGAGACTGACCCAACATTTGGTCTGATTATTGTTCAGATACTGGGGCTGTCGCTGGGCAACACAGACTTTCAACTCCGGCCaaagattttctatggggttgaGATCTGGAGACTGACTAGGCCACTCCAGGACTTTGAAATGCTGTTGAGATCTAAGCACGAAGCCACTCCTTCACTGCTTCTTACCCGGGCGgtgtgtttgggatcattgtcatgctgaaagaCCCAGCCACGTTTCATCTTCAATGCCCTTGCTGATGGAAGGAGGTTTTCACTCAAAATCTGACGATACATGGTCCCATTCATTCTTTCCTTTACACAGATCAGTCGTCCTGATCCCTTTGCAGATCCTTTCTATCTAGCACAAAAAGCAGCATGTTTCCACCCCCATGCTTCACAGTAGATATGGTGTTCTTTGGATGCAACTCAGCATTCTTTCTCCTCCAAACACGACGAGtagagtttttattttggtttcatctgaccatatgACATTCTCCCAATCCTCTTCTGGATCATCCAAATGCTAAATTTTTTATACTGATAACGAGTTCAAACAGGTGCCATTAATACAGGTAACGAGTGGAGGACAGAGGAGCCTCTTACAGAAGAAGTTACAGGTCTGTGAGAGCCAGAAATCTTGCTTGTTTGTAGGTGACCAAATACTTGTTTTCCaccataatttgcaaataaattttttaaaaatcagacaatgtgattttttggattttttttttttctcattttgtctctcATAGTTGAGGTATACCTATGATGAAAATTACAGGCCTCTCTCATCTTTTTAAGTGGGAGAACTTGCACAATTGGTGGctgactaaatacttttttgcccCACTGTAAATTCAGGCTTTGTCTCCAGCACACACAGCACCCAAATATCTTATAATATCAAAAGTGAAGCATGATGTTGATAGTGACGATGCATGATGATGATGTTACAGATGGCACCATTTACTGGGATGTGTCAAAAAGATTTCCtgcaaaatatattgtatatacattTCAAAAGGTATGATTTTAATAAGCCAAACAAACAGTTGCTCTTGAAACTTCTCAAACAAGTTTCacaatgaataaatgcattgcattttttattattgactaAATTGTCCCTTATGAAAGGATCCTCATGCATGTGTTCTGATTCAATGTCACGCAAA encodes:
- the LOC127157534 gene encoding ecto-ADP-ribosyltransferase 5 is translated as MLLIIEALLLIVAVLGQDHKAAVGARKLIPLDMAPNSVDDQYKGCTEKIADLVKTKYLKMEISNSAEFNKTWHDGENKAKNPEDNLKQIHSVAIYVYTNNNSDVYRNFNTAVRSERQKYKDKTFTWYSLHFLLTDATQILKKTQNKCYSTYRGTAVEFDKDVLNQEVRFGSFTSSSFDQAVASGFGPRSCFEIETCEGISVIKYSKYPDQLEVLIPPYEKFKVTAVKTKGQKGAWCDTVFTLKSSGKISYLNCGADAKLVQDRTKI